A genomic segment from Mus musculus strain C57BL/6J chromosome 13, GRCm38.p6 C57BL/6J encodes:
- the Zfp367 gene encoding zinc finger protein 367 isoform 2 (isoform 2 is encoded by transcript variant 2), whose amino-acid sequence MKIERPRTTTESLSSQDGIRRGRPRADTVRDLINEGEHSSSRIRCNICNRVFPREKSLQAHKRTHTGERPYLCDYPDCGKAFVQSGQLKTHQRLHTGEKPFVCSENGCLSRFTHANRHCPKHPYARLKREEPTDALSKHQSPDNKAAAEWLAKYWEMREQRTPTLKGKLVQKADQEQQDPLEYLQSDEEDDEKSGAQRRLQEQRERLHGALALIELANLTGAPLRQ is encoded by the exons GATGGAATCCGACGTGGAAGGCCCAGAGCAGACACTGTTCGGGATTTAATAAATGAAGGAGAGCATTCATCTAGCAGGATTCGCTGTAACATCTGTAACAGGGTATTTCCAAGGGAGAAATCACTCCAGGCTCACAAAAGGACTCATACAG GTGAGAGGCCATACCTGTGTGACTACCCAGACTGTGGAAAAGcctttgttcaaagtggacagctcAAAACCCACCAACGTCTTCATACCGGAGAGAAGCCTTTTGTCTGTTCAGAAAACG GGTGCCTAAGCAGATTCACCCATGCAAACCGCCATTGTCCAAAGCACCCTTATGCCCGGCTGAAGAGAGAAGAGCCAACGGACGCACTCAGCAAACACCAGTCTCCGGACAACAAGGCTGCTGCTGAGTGGCTGGCAAA GTACTGGGAGATGAGAGAGCAACGCACCCCCACCCTAAAAGGCAAGCTAGTTCAGAAGGCTGATCAGGAGCAGCAAGACCCTCTGGAGTACCTCCAGTCTGATGAGGAAGACGATGAGAAGAGTGGCGCCCAGCGCCGGCTGCAAGAGCAACGAGAGAGGCTGCATGGGGCCCTGGCACTCATTGAGCTGGCCAATCTGACAGGGGCACCACTCCGCCAGTAG